From Medicago truncatula cultivar Jemalong A17 chromosome 7, MtrunA17r5.0-ANR, whole genome shotgun sequence, a single genomic window includes:
- the LOC25499814 gene encoding protein SWEETIE isoform X2 has product MSKIQMTPAPAAPLSRFGVLVAQLESIVASAAHKSPEPLLCFDLLSDLISAIEEDIKDNILVWQRRCEDALYSLLIIGAKRPVRNLASVAMAKIISKGDAISIYSRASSLQGFLSDGKRSEPLKIAGAAQCLGELYKHFGRRITSGLLETTSIAAKLMRFSEEFVRQEALYMLRNALEGSGGSAASTAYSEAFRLIMKSAAGDKLFAVRIASARCLKAFASIGGPGLGVAELDNSASYCVKALEDPVASVRDAFAETLGSLLALGMNPEAQIQPRGKGPFPQAKKLEGGLQKHLILAFTKASGVRSRHVRVGLTLSWVFFLQAIRIKYLHPDSELQNYALQVMEMLRAETSVDAHALACVLYILRVGVTDQMTEPTQRDFLLFLGKQIQSPEAGPSMMVAALRTVSYTLKTLGEVPFEFKEVLDNTVVAAVSHSSKLVRIEAALALRALAEVDPTCVSGLTSYGVTNLTALRESVSFEKGSNLQFELDSLHGQATVLAALVSISPKLPLGYPARLPRLVYEVSKKMLIEYSRNPLAATVEKEAGWLLLSSLLVSLPKEELEEDVFDILALWATLFTGNPENEVTKTDDLMSRIYVWSAAVHALTAFIKCFISSDVKNDGVLLQPVLVYLNSALSYISALKAKELPQVKPAVDTFIIKTLIAYQSLPDPVSFKNDHPQIIQLCTFPFRHASECEESSCLRMLLNKRDAWLGPWIPGRDWFEDELRAFQGGKDGLMPCVWENEISSFPQPETISKTLVNQMLLFFGIIFSSQDSGGMLSLLGVIEQCLKAGKKQHWRTSSITNICVGLLAGFKSLLSFRPQTLGQDILGLVQSIFQSILVEGDICASQRRASCEVLGYLARFGNDIFTARMTRSLLGDLNGVTDSYYAGSIALALGCIHRSAGGIALSTLVPATVSSISSLAKSLVPSLQIWSMHGLLLTIEAAGLSFVSHVQATLSLAMEILLSDENGLADVQQGVGRLINAIVAVLGPELVPGSIFFSRSKSAIAEISCWQETSTMLESARFTQQLVLFAPKAVSVHSHVQTLLSTLSSRQPTLRLLAVSTLRHLIEKDPATVIVEQIEENLFFMLDEETDSEIGNLVRTTIMRLLYASCHSCTSHWISVCRKVVLATSTRSSEINNNAENEFADGDSSLNLNDEENMVSGSNSTQNYKFQASTGAANREKYLRYRTRLFAAECLSHLPDAVGRSRAHFDLFLARKEHASGKSSGDWLVLHLQELISLAYQISTIQFENMQPVGVSLLGTIVDKFEKAADPELPGHLLLEQYQAQLVSAVRTTLDTSSSPSLLEAGLHLATKILTSGIISGDQVVVRRIFSLISRPLNDFEDIYYPSFAEWVTSKIKIRLLAAHASLKCYIYASMKKHQDGVSDGYLTLLPLFQKSSSVLGKYWIHTLKDYSYICLCLSPKRKGNLFLDGLQSPVVSSKLRPCLEESWPVILQALGLDSVPANFEGQDCTKASVRNTYKHTEATCQYSMVHLKFEDFKFLWGFSLLGLFQSQHPVLYRSIIQLAFVNTKHGGNSPRDEVKPPGLKLYEIVLPMFQFLSTESFFGAGLLNVDICKELLQILSYSTYMDNSWNSLAISILSQVAQNCPEEIFNSENYALITLELCLHYLFKTFQSTNTIPADHLNSEVDVIHTLCSTTRTVVNRIETKMTQHPKSMVLALVLVGYKCVREASTEVYLSEAIEMVNCTIPLLKRISDDEAALDDSILPLREMFETCLRVVAALTKYGIEEFHLQDVKSLNQRKLIQAKLAFSLEQIIVVAKLALESKYVEDCEANKSICVIALRYCIRCFQTVFSDSNMQVQVIGLQFLKARIQRGVNTEDNSFLMFLAGELITDIFTLIHKMLKKNITRESVNIASECLSLMVVLQTLAKGNDCQRSFMTLLLEAIVTIFLSTTDGFSPEIRDLRSTAIKLVSHLAQIPSSAMHFKDVLLSMPPLHRQELQGVIRASVTNDKNQTEHKVPVLDIKMPKPAVRNEEKHPTPSAAVVQSDENNEEEDEFSEDDWDAFQSFPVSKNEGGDESKTEHSDKDKDPSMVESSSDLDGSTGDVEFQESAISKSISSEKEMKSDESVEVFKEKHDQTDPGAEPCDNEHQKMEEELQSSRFQEEASSISGNELESCEDMLEQIVSDSLALQQGVSKSDNEQGNGGEEDAKKDGVDENESHDFKQGMSESPVEREHQEMEEELRSSGLEGEASAIPGNDLVSFDQKPKVEAEGSSKEDMPEQLVSNSPEPQKVVSELDDNEQCKRGEEYAKKDRVDEIESRDSKQGTSESPVESKHQEMEEELQSSQLQEEALAIPRNELELEAEGSIEEDVPEQVVSDSPKLQQGVLESDNIEQSNRCDEDGKNESQSHESNQRTSESPVGSKHKEMEEELQSSELQEEASSIPTVELDHCDQKPEVESEGSVKEDMPEQVVSDSPELQRGVSELDNNDQCNR; this is encoded by the exons ATGTCAAAAATTCAGATGACGCCGGCACCGGCTGCACCGCTATCGCGGTTCGGCGTACTGGTGGCGCAACTGGAATCCATAGTCGCTTCCGCCGCGCACAAATCTCCCGAGCCACTCCTCTGCTTCGATCTCCTCTCCGATCTCATCTCCGCCATTGAAGAAGACATTAAG GACAATATTTTGGTATGGCAAAGGAGATGTGAGGATGCATTATATTCCTTACTTATTATTGGTGCAAAACGGCCTGTGCGTAACTTGGCATCGGTAGCGATGGCAAAGATCATATCCAAGGGAGATGCAATATCAATTTACTCTAGAGCAAGCAGCCTTCAGGGATTTCTTTCTGATGGGAAGAGGAGTGAACCTCTGAAAATTGCTG GGGCTGCACAATGCTTGGGAGAATTGTATAAACACTTTGGCAGAAGAATTACTTCAGGTTTGCTTGAAACAACAAGCATAGCAGCTAAACTTATGAGATTCAGTGAG GAGTTTGTACGGCAAGAAGCATTATATATGCTTCGGAATGCTTTAGAAGGCTCTGGTGGTAGTGCTGCTTCAACAGCATATTCAGAGGCATTCCGTCTTATAATGAAGTCTGCCGCAGGGGACAAGTTGTTTGCTGTGAGAATAGCTTCCGCAAGATGTTTGAAGGCATTCGCTAGCATTGGTGGTCCAGGCTTAGGTGTGGCAGAACTTGACAATTCAGCATCTTATTGTGTCAAG GCTCTTGAAGACCCTGTTGCATCTGTCCGTGACGCCTTTGCTGAAACTTTGGGCTCCTTGCTTGCTCTTGGAATGAATCCTGAGGCGcag ATTCAACCAAGGGGAAAGGGCCCTTTCCCTCAAGCAAAAAAGCTAGAAGGTGGACTGCAGAAGCATTTGATTTTGGCTTTCACAAAAG CAAGTGGAGTACGTTCAAGGCATGTCCGGGTTGGCCTGACTCTATCTTGGGTATTCTTCTTACAG GCAATTCGTATAAAATATCTGCATCCAGATAGTGAGCTACAAAATTATGCATTGCAAGTTATGGAAATGCTCCGTGCTGAAACTTCCGTTGATGCCCATGCATtg GCATGCGTTCTTTATATCCTTCGTGTTGGTGTAACAGATCAAATGACAGAGCCTACTCAGAGggattttttgctttttctaggaAAGCAG ATCCAGTCACCTGAAGCTGGTCCTTCCATGATGGTGGCAGCCTTACGAACAGTGTCATATACTCTGAAGACTTTGGGAGAG gTTCCCTTTGAATTTAAGGAAGTTCTTGACAACACTGTAGTTGCTGCAGTATCGCATTCTTCGAAGCTG GTTCGGATTGAGGCTGCTTTAGCATTACGTGCATTGGCTGAAGTTGATCCAACTTGTGTCAGTGGTTTAACTTCATATGGAGTGACCAATCTTACTGCTTTAAGAGAGAGTGTTTCTTTTGAAAAG GGTAGCAATTTACAGTTTGAGCTCGATTCCTTGCATGGGCAGGCTACCGTCTTGGCTGCTTTAGTATCTATTTCACCAAAATTACCTCTTGGCTACCCAGCAAG GCTTCCCAGATTAGTGTATGAGGTTTCAAAGAAAATGCTGATAGAATATAGTCGGAATCCATTGGCAGCGACAGTTGAAAAAGAAGCTGGATGGTTGCTTTTATCATCTTTATTGGTTTCTTTACCAAAGGAG GAGCTTGAAGAGGATGTCTTTGATATTCTTGCATTGTGGGCTACACTCTTTACGGGGAATCCAGAAAATGAAGTTACAAAAACTGATGATTTAATGTCAAGGATATA CGTATGGTCTGCAGCTGTTCATGCACTCACAGCGTTTATAAAATGCTTTATATCTTCTGATGTTAAGAATGACGGAGTTCTACTTCAACCAGTTCTTGTATACCTTAACAG TGCATTATCTTACATATCTGCATTAAAAGCCAAGGAACTTCCACAAGTGAAGCCTGCAGTGGATACTTTCATCATCAAAACTTTAATAGCTTATCAATCTCTCCCAGATCCcgtgtcatttaaaaatgaCCACCCTCAGATTATTCAACTATGTACATTTCCGTTCAG ACATGCTTCAGAATGTGAAGAAAGTTCGTGTTTGAGGATGCTGTTAAACAAGAGAGATGCATGGTTGGGTCCGTGGATTCCCGGAAG GGATTGGTTTGAGGATGAACTCCGAGCTTTTCAAGGTGGAAAAGATGGCCTTATGCCTTGTGTATGGGAGAACGAAATTTCTAGCTTTCCTCAG CCGGAGACAATAAGCAAGACTTTGGTGAACCAGATGCTTCTTTTCTTTGGGATCATATTTTCCTCTCAG GATAGTGGTGGTATGCTGTCCCTCCTTGGTGTTATTGAGCAGTGTCTGAAAGCTGGGAAAAAACAACACTGGCGCACATCTAGTATCACCAATATTTGTGTGGGCTTACTTGCAGGCTTTAAG TCTTTGCTTTCTTTTCGACCACAAACATTAGGACAAGACATTTTGGGCTTGGTGCAATCTATTTTTCAG AGTATTTTGGTGGAGGGAGACATTTGTGCATCGCAGCGTAGAGCATCATGTGAAGTTCTTGGATATTTAGCTCGATTTGGAAATGATATCTTCACTGCTAGAATG ACAAGATCACTACTTGGTGACCTAAATGGAGTGACTGATTCCTACTATGCTGGATCAATTGCTTTGGCACTTGGCTGCATTCATCGCAG CGCAGGAGGGATTGCATTGTCAACTTTAGTGCCTGCAACAGTGAGCTCTATTTCCTCACTGGCTAAAAGTTTGGTACCTAGTCTGCAGATCTGGTCTATGCATGGGCTTCTGTTAACTATTGAAGCTGCAGGCTTGTCCTTTGTTTCTCATGTCCAG GCAACCCTATCTCTTGCAATGGAAATTCTTTTATCTGATGAGAATGGTTTGGCAGACGTTCAGCAGGGTGTTGGCCGTCTTATAAACGCTATAGTTGCTGTTCTTGGTCCTGAGCTTGTACCAGGAAGCATCTTTTTCTCACGCTCCAAG TCTGCCATTGCTGAGATAAGCTGCTGGCAAGAAACTTCAACAATGCTTGA GAGTGCACGCTTCACTCAACAACTTGTTCTTTTTGCACCGAAAGCTGTTTCTGTGCACTCCCATGTGCAGACTCTTCTCTCTACATTGTCATCAAGACAG CCAACTTTACGTCTTCTTGCCGTGTCTACTCTAAGACATCTAATTGAGAAAGATCCG GCTACCGTTATTGTTGAGCAGATTGAAGAAAACTTGTTCTTTATGTTGGATGAGGAAACTGATTCAGA AATTGGTAACTTAGTACGAACCACAATTATGCGATTACTCTATGCATCATGTCATTCTTGCACATCACATTGGATATCAGTATGTCGCAAAGTG GTCCTTGCAACATCAACGAGGAGCTCTGAAATTAATAACAATGCAGAAAATGAGTTTGCAGATGGTGATTCAAGTTTGAACCTtaatgatgaagaaaatatggTTTCTGGCTCCAACAGCACGCAGAATTACAAGTTTCAAGCTTCCACCGGTGCAGCTAATAGAGAGAAGTACCTCAGATATAGGACTAGGCTTTTTGCGGCAGA ATGTTTGAGCCATCTACCAGATGCTGTGGGAAGAAGTCGTGCTCATTTTGACCTCTTTTTGGCAAGGAAAGAACATGCAAGTGGGAAGTCCTCTGGTGATTGGCTAGTTCTCCACTTGCAAGAGTTAATATCACTTGCTTATCAG ATTAGCACAATTCAGTTTGAGAACATGCAGCCAGTAGGCGTCAGTCTTCTTGGCACTATTGTGGATAAG TTTGAAAAAGCAGCTGACCCTGAGCTTCCTGGGCATCTTCTACTTGAACAGTATCAG GCTCAGCTAGTCTCTGCAGTTCGTACTACCTTGGACACATCTTCTAGTCCTAGCTTATTGGAGGCAGGCTTGCACTTGGCTACCAAG ATATTAACAAGTGGAATAATCAGTGGAGATCAAGTGGTGGTCAGGCGCATATTCTCTTTGATTTCACGCCCACTGAATGACTTTGAGGACATTTATTATCCTTCATTTGCAGAATGGGTCACAAGCAAG ATCAAAATAAGACTTCTGGCTGCTCACGCTTCTCTCAAGTGTTATATATATGCATCCATGAAGAAGCACCAAGATGGAGTTTCAGATGGGTACCTGACATTATTACCGTTGTTCCAAAAAAGCTCGAGTGTTCTAGGGAAGTACTGGATCCATACATTGAAGGATTATAGTTATATATGCTTGTGCCTGAGCCCAAAGAGGAAG GGGAATCTGTTTCTTGATGGGCTGCAATCACCTGTTGTTTCTTCAAAGTTACGTCCATGCTTAGAGGAATCTTGGCCTGTAATTTTGCAAGCGCTTGGACTCGATTCAGTTCCAGCGAATTTTGAAGGACAAGATTGCACCAAAGCCTCGGTCAGAAACACCTACAAACATACTGAGGCTACATGTCAGTATAGCATGGTCCATTTGAAGTTTGAAGATTTTAAGTTCCTATGGGGATTTTCTCTTCTTGGTTTGTTTCAGTCACAACATCCTGTCCTGTATAGATCAATTATACAGCTGGCTTTTGTTAATACAAAGCATGGTGGGAACTCCCCAAGAGATGAAGTGAAACCCCCAGGCTTGAAATTATATGAAATTGTACTGCCTATGTTTCAATTTCTTTCAACTGAGAGTTTTTTTGGAGCGGGACTGCTTAACGTGGATATCTGCAAAGAACTGCTGCAG ATTCTTTCATATTCTACATACATGGATAATTCTTGGAATAGTCTCGCAATATCGATTTTATCACAG GTTGCACAAAATTGCCCAGAAGAAATTTTCAATAGTGAAAATTATGCTTTGATAACACTGGAACTTTGTTTACACTACCTTTTTAAAACATTTCAGAG TACTAACACGATTCCGGCGGATCATCTAAACTCCGAAGTTGATGTGATACATACACTATGTAGTACAACAAGGACAGTTGTTAACCGTATTGAGACCAAG ATGACCCAGCATCCAAAATCGATGGTTCTGGCATTAGTTTTAGTTGGCTACAAGTGTGTAAGGGAGGCTTCAACTGAGGTTTACTTATCCGAAGCTATTGAGATGGTCAACTGTACAATTCCTTTGCTTAAGAGAATAAGTGACG ACGAGGCTGCACTGGACGATAGCATTCTCCCTCTAAGAGAAATGTTTGAAACTTGTTTGAGGGTGGTTGCTGCTTTGACTAAGTATGGCATTGAGGAATTCCATTTGCAGGATGTTAAGAGTTTAAACCAACGGAAACTAATACAGGCAAAGCTTGCATTTTCTCTTGAACAAATTATAGTAGTCGCGAAACTGGCTCTTGAAAGTAAATATGTTGAAGATTGTGAAGCAAATAAATCCATCTGTGTTATTGCTCTGAGATATTGCATACGTTGTTTCCAAACTGTATTCAGTGATTCAAATATGCAg GTCCAAGTTATAGGTTTACAATTTCTTAAAGCCAGGATTCAAAGAGGTGTAAATACAGAAGATAACTCATTCTTAATGTTTCTTGCTGGGGAGCTAATTACTGATATTTTCACTTTGATCCACAAAATGTTAAAG AAAAATATAACAAGAGAGTCGGTAAACATTGCTAGTGAATGCTTGAGTCTCATGGTGGTGTTACAAACCCTGGCTAAGGGTAATGACTGCCAGAGAAGTTTCATGACCCTTCTTCTAGAGGCCATTGTCACGATTTTCTTGTCTACAACAGACGGGTTCTCTCCG GAAATAAGAGATTTAAGAAGCACAGCCATTAAGCTCGTTTCTCACCTTGCTCAAATTCCTTCATCAGCCATGCATTTCAAGGATGTTTTACTATCAATGCCTCCTCTGCACCGCCAGGAACTTCAG GGTGTGATACGAGCTTCTGTGACAAATGATAAGAATCAAACAGAACATAAAGTACCAGTTTTGGATATTAAAATGCCAAAGCCAGCGGTAAGAAATGAAGAGAAACATCCCACACCTTCAGCTGCTGTGGTGCAATCAGATGAGAATAacgaggaagaagatgaattcaGTGAAGATGATTGGGATGCTTTTCAGTCTTTTCCTGTCTCGAAAAATGAAGGTGGAGATGAATCAAAAACAGAGCATTCTGACAAAGACAAAGATCCCAGCATGGTTGAAAGCTCATCAGATTTGGATGGTTCTACTGGAGATGTTGAGTTTCAAGAATCTGCTATTTCTAAATCCATTAGCAGTGAAAAAGAGATGAAAAGTGATGAAAGCGTGGAGGTTTTCAAAGAGAAACATGATCAAACTGATCCTGGTGCCGAGCCATGTGATAATGAGCATCAAAAGATGGAGGAAGAACTGCAAAGCTCTAGATTTCAAGAAGAGGCATCATCAATCTCAGGAAATGAACTAGAATCTTGTGAAGATATGCTTGAACAAATAGTATCAGATTCTCTGGCACTTCAACAAGGTGTTTCTAAATCAGATAATGAACAGGGTAATGGAGGTGAAGAAGATGCTAAGAAAGACGGTGTGGATGAAAATGAGAGTCATGACTTTAAGCAAGGAATGTCTGAAAGTCCAGTAGAAAGGGAACATCAGGAGATGGAGGAAGAATTGCGAAGCTCTGGACTTGAAGGAGAGGCGTCAGCAATCCCAGGAAATGATTTAGTTTCATTTGATCAGAAGCCTAAGGTAGAAGCTGAAGGATCAAGTAAAGAGGATATGCCTGAACAATTAGTTTCGAATTCTCCGGAACCTCAGAAGGTTGTTTCTGAATTAGATGATAATGAACAGTGTAAAAGAGGTGAAGAATATGCTAAGAAAGACCGTGTGGATGAAATTGAGAGTCGTGACTCTAAGCAAGGAACGTCTGAAAGTCCAGTAGAAAGCAAACATCAAGAGATGGAGGAAGAATTACAAAGCTCTCAGCTTCAAGAAGAGGCATTAGCAATACCACGAAATGAACTAGAGTTAGAAGCTGAAGGATCAATCGAAGAGGATGTGCCTGAACAGGTAGTATCAGATTCTCCGAAACTTCAACAGGGTGTTCTTGAGTCAGATAATATTGAACAGTCTAACAGATGTGATGAAGATGGTAAGAATGAAAGTCAGAGTCATGAATCTAATCAAAGAACGTCTGAAAGTCCAGTAGGAAGTAAACATAAAGAAATGGAGGAAGAATTGCAAAGTTCTGAGCTTCAAGAAGAGGCATCCTCAATCCCAACAGTTGAACTAGATCATTGTGATCAGAAGCCCGAGGTAGAATCTGAAGGATCAGTCAAAGAGGATATGCCTGAACAAGTAGTATCGGATTCTCCAGAACTTCAACGGGGTGTTTCTGAATTGGATAATAATGACCAATGTAACAGATAA